The Brasilonema sennae CENA114 genome includes a region encoding these proteins:
- a CDS encoding tetratricopeptide repeat protein, giving the protein MQVLRCFPNQQISNVSLTVSLGRGGEACIYTVPTDAGLVAKVYHKPTPAQARKLEVMLAHPPDNPTASLGHISIAWPIELLRSSDPSREVIGFLMPRIQGMRPIIDFYNPRTRRQQCPLFNYQYLIRTARNLASAFFALHDRGYCVGDVNESNILVSDMALVTIVDTDSFQVKDPENGIIYRCHVGKAEFTPPELHNKTFAQCDRNFSHDLFGLAVLIFQLLMEGTHPFSGIYQGAGEPPPYEGRIVAGHFTYSQKRSVPYVPTPIAPRWDILPPGLQELFIRCFEDGHNNPQIRPNAQTWLTALADAENSLISCTVNPQHRYSNHLDKCPWCERTLRLGGRDPFPSLKAIANKEHLQPRVPKKKRQTQVPRTPQPTSPFTNTNYRSSVFTQKIPYYKPQKKQNVYPVVFCLLGLVGALGYLDLMVKFTNRPFLVENSYARQNLISLQQKKTHNNQNFADYYKQGHASYKVKDYQQAIENFTQAIQKDPKYAKAYVNRGNAHYNLKEYEAALADYTQAIGINPTETKAYVNRGNSRHMLAEYSSDPDKEYNLAIADYNNALRLNPKEVEAYIRRGVVRSQVAKYSGDSQNEYKKAIADFNQALGLNSSKAEAFFQRGLVRYQVAQYSSDFEQEYKQAIADFDQALNINPKLSKVYLKRGVVRYELAQYGGGKSSQYNKQAVDDLQKAAKISLEQEDMDNYQQALSSICVVVENKCDTFLQTTTNTSSKSN; this is encoded by the coding sequence ATGCAGGTACTACGTTGTTTTCCCAACCAACAAATCAGTAATGTCAGCCTGACCGTCAGTTTAGGACGAGGCGGTGAGGCCTGCATATACACAGTACCAACAGATGCTGGTTTAGTGGCGAAGGTTTACCACAAACCAACACCTGCCCAAGCCCGCAAACTGGAGGTCATGCTTGCCCACCCGCCAGACAACCCAACCGCCAGTTTGGGGCATATTTCAATTGCTTGGCCGATTGAATTGTTGCGCTCGTCGGATCCAAGCCGTGAGGTGATAGGCTTTTTGATGCCGCGCATTCAGGGAATGCGTCCAATCATCGACTTTTACAATCCTAGAACTCGCCGCCAGCAGTGTCCTTTGTTCAACTATCAGTATTTAATCCGCACTGCTCGCAATCTCGCTTCGGCTTTTTTTGCGTTACACGATCGCGGATACTGTGTTGGCGATGTAAATGAATCCAATATCCTGGTTAGTGATATGGCATTGGTGACAATAGTAGACACCGATTCATTCCAGGTAAAAGATCCAGAAAATGGAATCATTTATCGCTGTCACGTAGGGAAAGCAGAATTTACCCCACCAGAACTTCACAACAAAACCTTTGCTCAGTGCGATCGCAATTTCAGTCATGACTTGTTTGGGTTAGCGGTACTGATCTTTCAACTTTTAATGGAAGGGACACACCCATTTTCCGGGATTTATCAAGGAGCAGGTGAACCTCCACCATATGAAGGACGCATTGTAGCGGGACATTTTACCTACAGTCAAAAGCGTAGCGTCCCTTACGTTCCAACACCCATCGCACCTCGTTGGGATATTCTTCCTCCGGGCTTACAGGAACTATTTATACGTTGTTTTGAGGATGGTCACAACAACCCGCAGATACGCCCCAATGCTCAAACCTGGCTCACAGCACTCGCTGATGCAGAAAACTCGCTCATCAGCTGCACTGTTAACCCCCAGCATCGCTATAGTAACCACTTGGACAAATGTCCTTGGTGCGAACGTACATTGCGATTAGGTGGACGTGATCCATTCCCATCTTTAAAGGCGATCGCAAATAAAGAACATTTACAACCGCGAGTACCAAAGAAAAAACGCCAAACTCAAGTTCCTCGTACGCCACAACCAACCAGTCCATTCACTAACACTAATTATCGTAGTTCTGTCTTTACCCAAAAAATTCCTTACTATAAACCTCAGAAAAAGCAGAATGTATACCCTGTTGTTTTCTGCTTGCTTGGTCTTGTTGGTGCCTTGGGGTATTTGGATTTAATGGTAAAATTCACAAATCGCCCCTTTCTTGTTGAAAATTCTTACGCTCGGCAAAATTTGATTTCTTTGCAACAAAAGAAAACGCACAACAATCAAAATTTTGCTGATTACTACAAGCAGGGCCATGCTTCATACAAAGTCAAAGATTACCAACAAGCAATTGAAAATTTCACTCAAGCAATACAAAAAGATCCAAAATATGCAAAAGCTTATGTAAACCGTGGCAATGCTCACTACAACCTCAAAGAGTATGAAGCGGCACTTGCAGACTACACTCAAGCAATTGGAATCAATCCCACGGAAACAAAAGCGTATGTCAATCGAGGAAATTCCCGCCATATGCTTGCTGAATATAGCAGCGATCCAGACAAAGAGTATAATCTAGCAATTGCAGACTATAACAATGCCCTGCGTCTTAATCCGAAGGAAGTAGAAGCATACATCAGACGAGGTGTTGTTCGTTCACAAGTTGCTAAATACAGTGGCGATTCTCAAAATGAGTATAAAAAAGCAATTGCTGACTTCAATCAGGCACTTGGTTTGAATTCCTCAAAAGCCGAAGCTTTCTTTCAGCGAGGTTTGGTACGTTATCAAGTAGCACAATATAGCAGTGATTTTGAGCAAGAATATAAACAGGCAATTGCTGACTTTGATCAGGCATTAAATATCAATCCCAAACTGTCAAAAGTCTATTTAAAACGAGGTGTTGTCCGCTACGAACTTGCACAATATGGAGGTGGCAAATCTAGTCAGTATAATAAGCAAGCAGTTGATGATTTGCAAAAGGCTGCTAAAATATCTTTGGAACAAGAGGATATGGATAATTACCAACAAGCATTAAGCAGCATCTGTGTTGTTGTTGAAAATAAATGCGATACTTTTTTGCAAACCACCACGAATACATCCTCAAAAAGCAACTAA
- the rfbF gene encoding glucose-1-phosphate cytidylyltransferase gives MKAVILAGGLGTRISEETSIKPKPMVEIGGKPVLWHIMKIYSTYGINDFIICCGYKGYVIKEYFANYFLHMSDVTFDMRFNQMNVHAGKAEPWRVTLVDTGDNTMTGGRLKRVREHIGNETFCFTYGDGVSDVNVEELIHFHKKQNNLATMTAVQPPGRFGAIVLGQEQTKITSFREKPEGDGAWINGGYFVLEPEVINFVNDDSTVWEQTPLEKLAEMEQLSAYKHTGFWQPMDTLRDKNYLDDLWKNNKAPWKVW, from the coding sequence ATGAAAGCAGTAATTCTGGCTGGAGGTCTTGGTACACGTATCAGTGAAGAAACGAGCATCAAACCTAAACCTATGGTGGAAATTGGTGGTAAGCCTGTATTATGGCATATTATGAAAATTTATTCCACCTACGGCATTAATGATTTTATTATCTGCTGTGGTTACAAAGGTTACGTCATAAAGGAGTATTTTGCCAACTACTTCCTACATATGTCAGACGTAACCTTTGACATGCGATTTAACCAGATGAACGTGCATGCAGGTAAAGCAGAACCCTGGCGTGTCACCTTAGTAGATACAGGTGACAATACAATGACAGGTGGACGGTTGAAGCGAGTCAGAGAGCATATTGGGAATGAAACTTTTTGCTTCACCTACGGTGATGGTGTCAGTGATGTCAATGTTGAAGAATTAATTCATTTTCACAAAAAACAAAATAATTTAGCAACAATGACAGCAGTTCAACCACCCGGACGTTTTGGTGCTATTGTCCTAGGACAAGAACAAACAAAAATTACTAGTTTCCGGGAAAAGCCAGAAGGAGATGGAGCCTGGATTAATGGTGGTTATTTTGTCTTAGAGCCAGAAGTCATCAATTTCGTTAACGATGATTCTACTGTTTGGGAGCAGACACCATTAGAAAAGCTGGCAGAAATGGAACAGCTATCTGCTTACAAGCATACTGGCTTTTGGCAACCAATGGATACTTTACGAGATAAAAATTATCTCGATGATTTGTGGAAGAATAATAAGGCTCCTTGGAAGGTATGGTGA
- the lhgO gene encoding L-2-hydroxyglutarate oxidase — protein MYDFAIIGGGIVGLSTAMALGKRYPNARILVLEKESNWAFHQTGNNSGVIHSGIYYKPGSFKAKFCRDGCLSMVEFCQEHGIEHEICGKVIVATNETELPRLENLYTRGLQNGIDVKRITPEEVREIEPHVTSVGGILVSSTGIANYKQVCYKYAEIIKQQGGELHLSTKAEKIVTSGKHQVLETNCGTFETRFVINCAGLHSDRVAKMGKTDPKAKIVPFRGEYYELTPEKRYLVKGLIYPVPNPDFPFLGVHFTRMIDKSVHAGPNAVLSLKREGYKKTDFDLRDFAEVMTFPGFWKLAAKHADEGIQEIIRSFSKAAFTRSLQKLIPEVQQEDLVPTHAGVRAQALMNDGKLVDDFLIVQGQNSVHVCNAPSPAATSSIEIGKAIVAQIPQQPHLKAVVTQV, from the coding sequence ATGTATGACTTCGCGATTATAGGTGGAGGAATTGTTGGTCTTTCCACCGCTATGGCTTTAGGTAAACGCTATCCTAATGCTCGTATTCTAGTTTTAGAAAAAGAGAGCAATTGGGCTTTTCACCAAACTGGTAATAATAGTGGCGTCATTCATTCTGGTATTTACTACAAGCCGGGTAGTTTCAAAGCTAAATTTTGCCGTGACGGTTGTCTTTCAATGGTGGAATTTTGCCAAGAACATGGAATTGAGCATGAAATTTGCGGTAAGGTCATAGTTGCAACCAATGAAACAGAGTTACCTCGCCTAGAAAATCTTTACACGCGAGGTTTGCAAAATGGCATAGACGTTAAAAGAATTACTCCAGAGGAAGTCAGAGAAATTGAACCTCATGTGACTAGCGTTGGCGGAATTCTAGTTTCTTCAACTGGTATTGCAAATTACAAGCAAGTTTGCTACAAATATGCCGAAATCATTAAACAGCAGGGAGGAGAACTGCATCTCAGTACCAAGGCTGAAAAAATAGTTACCAGTGGAAAACATCAGGTATTAGAAACGAACTGTGGAACTTTTGAAACTCGCTTTGTGATTAATTGTGCTGGATTACATAGCGATCGCGTTGCCAAAATGGGCAAAACAGATCCCAAAGCAAAAATTGTTCCTTTCCGGGGAGAGTATTACGAACTCACACCAGAAAAACGCTACTTGGTGAAAGGTTTGATTTACCCAGTTCCCAATCCAGACTTTCCCTTCTTGGGTGTCCATTTTACACGCATGATTGATAAAAGCGTACACGCTGGACCAAATGCAGTCTTAAGCCTTAAGCGCGAAGGCTATAAAAAAACAGACTTTGACTTGCGTGATTTTGCAGAAGTGATGACTTTTCCTGGTTTTTGGAAACTCGCAGCCAAACACGCTGACGAAGGAATACAAGAAATTATTCGCTCCTTTAGTAAAGCAGCTTTCACCAGAAGTTTGCAAAAACTCATTCCTGAAGTTCAACAAGAGGATTTAGTTCCTACTCACGCAGGTGTTCGCGCTCAAGCACTGATGAATGATGGCAAACTGGTAGATGACTTTTTGATTGTTCAAGGTCAAAACTCCGTCCATGTTTGTAATGCCCCTTCCCCTGCAGCAACATCTTCCATAGAAATAGGCAAAGCAATTGTTGCCCAAATCCCCCAACAGCCGCATCTCAAGGCTGTAGTCACTCAAGTCTAA
- a CDS encoding glycosyltransferase family 8 protein yields MFLNSDVQPIVLVCAADNNYAMPLAVTVRSAVANLKKNHQIALYVLDGGITEANKRRISNSFNKEQVSISWIQPDNAVFENLVLTRHLTPTCYYRLLITEFLPKEFHKAIYLDTDMVVTGDLAELWTIDMGENYALAVQDDVELYVGMSEGLKNYREVGICPDEKYFNSGLLVINLDKWRSQDIGRKVLEYIKQNREYVRNDQDGLNAVLAGKWGELHPKWNLMPKMYEYSSWKNSPFTEDIYNELQHNPCVIHFTNSPKPWYAGLREECKHPKKHLFFQYLDMTHWSGWRDTIWRRFWRKFMKVTSLTTSKL; encoded by the coding sequence ATGTTCCTTAACTCGGATGTTCAGCCAATCGTTCTTGTTTGTGCTGCTGATAATAACTATGCCATGCCGCTTGCTGTTACTGTTCGTTCCGCAGTTGCCAACCTGAAAAAGAATCATCAGATAGCATTATATGTTCTTGATGGAGGTATTACCGAAGCCAATAAACGCAGAATTAGTAACTCATTTAACAAAGAACAGGTCAGTATTTCATGGATACAGCCAGACAATGCAGTCTTTGAAAACTTAGTATTGACTAGACATTTAACACCGACTTGCTATTATCGGCTTCTAATTACCGAGTTTTTACCAAAAGAATTTCACAAGGCTATTTACTTAGACACCGACATGGTAGTCACGGGAGACTTGGCAGAGTTATGGACGATTGACATGGGAGAGAACTATGCATTAGCAGTTCAAGACGATGTTGAATTGTACGTAGGAATGTCTGAAGGTTTAAAAAACTACCGAGAAGTGGGAATTTGTCCGGATGAGAAATATTTCAACTCCGGACTTTTAGTGATAAATCTTGACAAGTGGCGATCACAAGATATTGGCAGAAAAGTCCTTGAATACATAAAACAAAATAGAGAGTATGTACGCAATGATCAGGATGGTTTAAACGCAGTTCTTGCTGGGAAATGGGGAGAACTTCACCCCAAATGGAATCTAATGCCCAAAATGTATGAATATTCATCCTGGAAAAACAGCCCTTTCACGGAGGATATTTATAACGAACTACAGCACAACCCTTGCGTTATTCATTTTACGAATTCTCCCAAACCCTGGTATGCAGGATTGCGAGAAGAATGTAAACATCCAAAAAAACATTTGTTCTTCCAATATCTTGACATGACACACTGGTCAGGATGGCGAGATACCATTTGGAGACGATTTTGGAGAAAATTTATGAAAGTAACATCGTTAACTACTTCAAAACTTTAA
- a CDS encoding NAD-dependent epimerase/dehydratase family protein, whose protein sequence is MRILVTGTEGYLGSLLPPLLIERGHEVIGVDTGYYKVGWLYNGTEITAKTLNKDIRNITVEDLQGVDAIVHMAELSNDPTGQLAPHITYEINHKGSVRLAKLAKEAGVRRFVYMSSCSVYGVATEGDVTEESPVNPQTAYAECKTLVERDVKPLADDDFSPSFMRNATAFGASPRMRFDIVLNNLSGLAWTTKQIKMTSDGTPWRPLVHALDICKAIVCTVEAPRDIVHNQVFNVGDTANNYRVKEVAEIIAQVFPGCQLSFGTQGADNRSYRVSFEKINTVLPGFKCDWNAQRGAQQLHDLFSQIDMTEEVFLSRGFTRLKQLEYLIRTQQIDKDFFWSQK, encoded by the coding sequence ATGAGAATTCTAGTCACTGGTACTGAAGGTTATCTTGGTAGTTTATTACCTCCGTTGTTAATTGAACGGGGACATGAAGTAATCGGAGTAGATACTGGTTATTACAAAGTAGGTTGGTTGTACAACGGTACTGAGATAACAGCCAAAACTCTCAATAAAGATATTCGCAATATCACCGTAGAAGATTTGCAAGGTGTTGATGCGATCGTTCACATGGCTGAACTATCAAATGATCCCACTGGACAGCTTGCACCACACATTACTTACGAAATTAACCATAAAGGCTCAGTTCGTCTTGCCAAATTGGCAAAAGAAGCGGGTGTGCGTCGCTTCGTGTACATGTCCTCATGCAGTGTTTATGGCGTTGCTACTGAAGGTGATGTCACAGAAGAATCTCCTGTCAATCCCCAAACCGCCTATGCAGAATGTAAGACATTAGTAGAGCGAGATGTCAAGCCATTAGCAGATGATGACTTCTCTCCGAGTTTTATGCGGAACGCCACTGCTTTTGGTGCTTCCCCCAGAATGCGCTTTGATATTGTTTTAAATAATTTGTCAGGTTTGGCATGGACAACCAAACAAATTAAGATGACTAGTGATGGTACGCCTTGGCGTCCATTAGTTCACGCGCTGGATATTTGTAAAGCAATTGTTTGCACAGTAGAAGCACCTCGTGATATCGTACACAACCAAGTTTTTAACGTGGGAGATACAGCAAATAATTATCGAGTCAAAGAAGTTGCCGAAATTATTGCTCAAGTTTTCCCAGGTTGTCAATTAAGCTTTGGCACTCAAGGTGCAGACAATCGTAGTTATCGCGTGTCTTTTGAGAAAATCAATACTGTTCTACCTGGCTTTAAGTGTGATTGGAATGCTCAACGAGGCGCACAACAGTTGCATGATTTGTTCTCGCAAATTGATATGACTGAAGAAGTTTTCTTATCTAGAGGCTTCACTCGCTTGAAGCAATTAGAATACCTCATTCGTACACAACAAATTGACAAAGATTTCTTCTGGAGTCAGAAGTAA